The following proteins come from a genomic window of Mammaliicoccus sp. Marseille-Q6498:
- a CDS encoding MFS transporter: protein MKKSKFDIVTLFLLIGVFMAALDNGIISAALTTINNSFDITAQMGSWGITIYTLGMAVTTPIAGKLADMYGRKKVFIVEVILFGLGSLLVAFSPNYTFFIFARLIQSFGGGGLFVIASSYIISIYTKEKQGSMLGSLGAMNGIASVLGPNIGSLLINVTGTWHWLFLINVPVAIMIVIFVSLKMKETHEKVSTKIDTYAIGLFSLSTLLLMFAINNIQAGQIMDSIFSLSVIGLIVLGIIGYALMIFVEYKNENKNVNSFLPFNLIKKPTFSITLIMGIFSGVLIGAIIFIPSFVENVLHVKADNSGYWMTPLALASGVGATMGGKIVDKKGPIFAIIFASIISIVGYGGLALFTYSAVPFFIYSIIAGLGFGFTIGAPMTVLATRSADASNNSTVIGTLSVSRQIGITISPTIFSTFIQIGYSQIGDKIKDSLSEAGINFANIPPAILKKLQGGSGHMTETLNNVNNIQNTPLREAILEGIKNASHLAYMPIFLTASLASVVILVLIIIFRNQFKES from the coding sequence ATGAAAAAGTCAAAATTTGATATTGTTACCCTTTTCCTTTTAATCGGTGTATTTATGGCTGCATTAGATAACGGTATTATTAGTGCTGCATTAACAACAATTAATAACTCATTCGACATCACTGCACAAATGGGTTCTTGGGGTATCACAATTTATACTTTAGGTATGGCTGTTACAACGCCAATTGCAGGTAAATTAGCAGATATGTATGGTAGAAAAAAAGTATTTATCGTCGAAGTTATTCTGTTCGGACTTGGTTCTTTACTTGTAGCATTTAGTCCAAACTATACGTTCTTTATATTCGCAAGACTGATTCAGTCATTCGGTGGCGGTGGTCTATTTGTCATCGCAAGTTCTTATATCATTTCTATTTATACAAAAGAAAAACAAGGTTCAATGCTTGGTAGTTTAGGTGCAATGAATGGTATAGCATCTGTACTTGGACCTAATATCGGTAGTTTACTTATCAATGTTACCGGTACATGGCACTGGTTATTCTTAATCAACGTACCCGTCGCTATTATGATCGTCATTTTTGTTTCTCTTAAAATGAAAGAAACACACGAAAAAGTATCTACGAAAATAGATACATACGCAATAGGCCTATTTTCACTTTCAACATTATTACTCATGTTCGCAATTAATAATATTCAAGCTGGACAAATCATGGATAGTATATTCAGTCTATCCGTAATAGGACTTATCGTCTTAGGTATTATCGGTTATGCATTGATGATTTTTGTTGAATATAAAAATGAAAATAAAAACGTCAATTCATTCTTACCATTCAATTTAATAAAAAAACCAACATTTTCAATTACACTTATTATGGGGATTTTCTCAGGCGTATTAATCGGAGCAATTATCTTTATCCCTTCATTTGTAGAAAATGTATTACACGTAAAAGCAGATAACAGTGGATATTGGATGACACCACTCGCATTAGCATCAGGAGTCGGTGCAACAATGGGTGGAAAAATTGTCGATAAAAAAGGACCAATCTTCGCCATAATATTCGCGAGTATCATAAGTATTGTAGGTTACGGAGGACTAGCACTATTCACATATTCAGCCGTCCCATTCTTCATTTACTCAATCATCGCAGGACTAGGATTCGGCTTTACAATCGGCGCACCAATGACCGTACTCGCTACACGCTCAGCAGATGCAAGTAACAATAGTACAGTAATAGGCACATTATCAGTATCTCGACAAATCGGGATCACAATATCACCAACCATATTCTCGACCTTTATACAAATCGGTTACAGTCAAATAGGTGATAAAATTAAAGACAGTCTATCAGAAGCAGGCATCAACTTCGCTAATATACCGCCAGCCATTCTAAAAAAATTACAAGGCGGATCAGGACATATGACTGAAACATTAAACAATGTAAATAACATACAAAACACACCACTTAGAGAAGCAATACTAGAAGGAATCAAAAACGCATCACACTTAGCATACATGCCAATATTCTTAACAGCATCACTAGCATCAGTTGTAATTCTTGTGTTGATTATTATCTTTAGAAACCAATTTAAAGAAAGTTAA
- a CDS encoding malonate decarboxylase subunit alpha, with protein MEIISFKDIKDIVKSGDVIAFGALSVANLPVNVLKSIVEAHDEYGNIDELTMMVANDISDHRGDGYDIDSFVSRGMIKRLVMSIMISSPKSLDAIKNNEVEAYFLPQGLIATHYRMSSHQFPSMISKIGLNTNVDPRYSGGKVNDITKEDIVSLLKINGEEYLQYDFPKVDIALLRGTYADSEGNIYMNHEAHLGEGYGVAAAAHHNGGKVIVQVKEIVQPGSFKPSDVFIPSELVDYVVVNDNPKYHRQIVQSYYDPALSGEYRIVSMPEPINALSIRKIILRRAAQFLHEGQVVSIGFGINNELSNLLVEEHAHDLVQLNIDTGNFGGMIGSGNNFGMNYNLDAKMRHEMTWDFIYNGGLDIAYLSFAEVDQYGNVNVSKYGDRMNGCGGFIDISQTVKKIVFSGTMVVGNKTTCENNGLVIEQEGHTNKFVKDVHNLDFNAEYSKALGQEVYYVTERAVFQLTDGGLKLIEIAKGLDLERDILAHIDFHPIIADHLKVINQDIYKENWGGLHQCIKDNGSNY; from the coding sequence ATGGAAATTATTTCGTTCAAGGATATAAAGGATATTGTTAAAAGTGGTGATGTTATCGCGTTCGGTGCATTATCAGTAGCTAATTTGCCCGTTAATGTTCTTAAATCTATAGTTGAAGCACATGATGAATATGGAAATATCGACGAATTAACGATGATGGTCGCAAATGATATTAGTGATCATCGTGGAGATGGATATGATATTGATTCATTTGTAAGTAGAGGGATGATTAAACGTTTAGTCATGAGCATTATGATATCTTCTCCTAAATCGTTAGATGCTATAAAAAATAATGAAGTCGAAGCATATTTTCTTCCTCAAGGTCTAATCGCAACACATTATAGAATGTCATCTCATCAATTCCCGAGCATGATTTCTAAAATAGGCTTAAATACAAATGTTGATCCAAGATATTCAGGTGGAAAAGTAAACGACATCACAAAAGAAGATATTGTTTCATTATTAAAAATTAATGGAGAAGAATATTTGCAGTATGACTTCCCTAAAGTAGATATTGCGTTACTTCGTGGTACATACGCTGACAGTGAAGGGAATATTTATATGAATCACGAAGCGCATTTAGGTGAAGGGTATGGCGTTGCTGCTGCAGCACATCATAATGGTGGAAAAGTCATCGTACAAGTTAAAGAAATCGTGCAACCTGGCAGCTTCAAACCATCTGACGTATTTATACCAAGTGAGTTAGTGGATTATGTTGTTGTGAATGATAACCCGAAATACCATAGACAAATTGTGCAATCTTATTATGACCCTGCATTGTCAGGTGAATATCGAATTGTGAGTATGCCAGAACCAATAAATGCATTAAGTATTCGTAAAATTATTTTAAGACGTGCTGCTCAATTTTTACATGAAGGTCAAGTTGTAAGTATAGGATTCGGTATAAATAATGAATTGTCTAATTTGTTAGTTGAAGAACATGCACATGACTTAGTTCAGCTCAATATTGATACGGGTAATTTTGGAGGCATGATTGGAAGCGGAAATAATTTCGGTATGAACTACAACTTAGATGCTAAAATGCGTCACGAAATGACTTGGGACTTTATATATAACGGTGGATTGGATATTGCATATTTAAGCTTTGCAGAAGTGGATCAATACGGCAATGTTAATGTTTCTAAATATGGAGACAGAATGAATGGTTGCGGTGGCTTCATCGATATTAGCCAAACGGTTAAGAAGATTGTATTCTCTGGCACGATGGTAGTAGGAAACAAGACGACTTGTGAGAATAATGGATTAGTTATTGAACAAGAAGGACATACGAATAAGTTTGTAAAAGATGTCCATAACTTAGATTTTAATGCTGAATATTCTAAAGCGTTAGGCCAGGAAGTTTACTATGTGACAGAACGCGCTGTGTTTCAACTGACAGACGGGGGTCTGAAATTGATTGAAATTGCGAAGGGATTAGACTTAGAAAGAGACATACTCGCGCATATTGATTTTCACCCAATTATTGCTGATCATTTAAAAGTAATCAATCAAGATATTTATAAAGAAAATTGGGGAGGATTGCATCAATGTATTAAAGACAATGGTTCAAACTATTAA
- a CDS encoding AMP-binding protein, translated as MNYDWIKTRAQFDDEKVAVRDPLKGTEWTYQDLNKRAENLANYLQDQGVKKGDVVAVFAPNDVAILDLLFASFKLGAVYFPMNWRLKTNEIESVISDSGVKMIFYAKRHLSSLEGIADDYLHMDIDSETYNELVNPKNYKPFKNVDVKSDDLASLMYTSGTTGLPKGVMFTYESFTTNAINSILTYKVHSGFSTIVSLPMFHVFGFNDLTIPILMSGGSLVIHRYFEGEQLNDLMAQYKPNYLTLIPTMYYAMLVSPNFDIKNFDNIDFLIQGGSAPLPGVQKKFASMGANIINGYGLTEAPLALVNTPHNSLEKPLSIGKPVMFVDVRLFDEDFNEVEVGEIGELAIKGKQVTPGYWKNEKATEESFHDGYFLSGDLAKIDEDGDIFIVDRKKELIITGGENVLPSEVEAVLSSHPLVAQGVVVGFDSEKFGESVSAAVLLNENDPDFETKLDAHMREHLASYKVPKMYLKVTKMPLTSTSKPDKLEIQKMMNKKAGQSKAEDDLV; from the coding sequence ATGAATTACGATTGGATTAAAACGAGAGCGCAATTTGATGATGAAAAAGTAGCAGTTAGAGACCCGTTAAAAGGAACAGAGTGGACATATCAAGATTTAAACAAACGTGCTGAAAATTTAGCGAATTATTTACAAGATCAAGGCGTAAAGAAAGGTGATGTCGTCGCTGTATTTGCTCCAAATGATGTAGCGATACTAGATTTACTATTCGCATCATTTAAACTTGGCGCAGTATACTTTCCGATGAATTGGCGGTTAAAGACGAATGAAATAGAAAGTGTGATTTCAGATTCAGGTGTGAAAATGATCTTTTATGCTAAACGACATTTAAGTAGTTTAGAAGGTATTGCTGATGATTATTTGCATATGGATATTGATTCAGAAACATATAATGAATTAGTAAATCCGAAAAATTATAAACCATTTAAAAATGTTGATGTGAAAAGTGACGACTTAGCTTCATTAATGTATACAAGTGGTACAACTGGATTGCCTAAAGGTGTCATGTTCACATATGAATCATTTACAACAAATGCGATAAACTCAATTCTTACGTACAAAGTACATTCCGGCTTCTCTACTATTGTATCTCTACCAATGTTCCATGTATTTGGCTTTAATGATTTAACGATTCCTATTTTAATGTCTGGCGGTTCACTCGTCATCCATCGCTATTTTGAAGGAGAGCAATTAAATGATTTAATGGCTCAATATAAACCAAATTATTTAACACTTATTCCCACAATGTACTATGCGATGTTAGTATCTCCAAATTTCGATATTAAAAACTTTGATAATATAGATTTTCTTATACAAGGTGGTTCAGCCCCACTACCTGGTGTTCAGAAAAAATTTGCTAGCATGGGCGCAAATATCATTAATGGTTACGGCTTAACAGAAGCACCATTGGCATTAGTGAATACACCACACAACTCACTAGAAAAACCTTTGAGTATCGGGAAACCAGTTATGTTTGTAGACGTTCGATTATTTGATGAAGATTTTAATGAAGTCGAAGTAGGCGAAATTGGTGAGTTAGCTATAAAAGGCAAACAAGTGACGCCAGGTTATTGGAAAAATGAAAAAGCGACGGAAGAATCATTCCATGACGGTTATTTCTTATCAGGAGATCTTGCAAAAATCGATGAAGATGGCGACATATTTATTGTAGATCGAAAGAAAGAGTTAATCATTACCGGTGGCGAGAATGTATTGCCATCTGAAGTTGAAGCGGTACTCTCATCTCATCCTCTAGTAGCACAAGGCGTTGTCGTTGGATTTGATAGTGAAAAGTTTGGAGAGTCTGTATCAGCAGCGGTATTGCTTAACGAAAATGATCCTGACTTTGAAACAAAATTAGATGCGCATATGAGAGAACACTTAGCGAGCTATAAAGTACCTAAAATGTATTTGAAAGTTACAAAAATGCCATTAACTTCAACATCGAAACCAGATAAATTAGAAATTCAAAAAATGATGAATAAAAAAGCTGGCCAATCGAAAGCTGAAGATGACTTAGTATAA
- a CDS encoding acyl-CoA dehydrogenase family protein yields MTTKNELLKELFPEDMLNISKELTEGEVKFLKQLNDLLEEKYRSTINEHWVNATVPEEFFDDMGKLNYFQNPLLFEGREGEKTTSQMFQFFMSYVVARFDVSLVTLLGVHQGLGHNSFLFGGSKEQIAYYLPKLQSHELRTCFALTEPEHGSDVAGGLETTAKRDGDKWILNGAKKWIGGANLADVIPIYAVDVDTGKPKGFIIKPEQEGVEIDVIENKIALRIIPNTNIHLKNVEVKEEDRLQNINGFKDIAKILYSTRAGVAYMATGALAGALRATLDYVTQRKQFGKEISKYQLIQEKLAMMQGNLSHSMAICAQLARMQANGEYDEVATSTAKMMNALRLRESVAMGRGITGGNGILAEYDIARFFSDAEAIYTYEGTHEINALVIGRALTGDSAFI; encoded by the coding sequence ATGACAACTAAAAATGAATTATTAAAAGAATTGTTTCCTGAAGATATGTTAAATATTTCGAAAGAACTTACAGAAGGTGAAGTAAAATTCCTTAAACAATTAAACGATTTATTAGAAGAAAAATATCGATCAACGATTAATGAACATTGGGTAAATGCAACTGTACCAGAAGAATTTTTCGATGATATGGGTAAGTTAAACTATTTTCAAAATCCGTTATTATTCGAAGGGCGCGAAGGTGAAAAAACAACAAGCCAAATGTTCCAATTCTTCATGTCATATGTCGTCGCAAGATTTGACGTTTCATTAGTGACGCTATTAGGTGTACATCAAGGTTTAGGGCATAATTCATTCTTGTTTGGAGGTAGTAAAGAACAAATTGCTTACTATCTTCCAAAACTTCAATCACACGAACTTAGAACATGTTTTGCTTTAACTGAGCCTGAACACGGTTCGGATGTTGCGGGTGGTCTAGAAACTACAGCGAAACGTGACGGAGATAAGTGGATTTTGAACGGTGCGAAAAAATGGATTGGTGGAGCGAATCTAGCTGATGTCATTCCAATTTATGCGGTTGATGTAGATACAGGTAAACCTAAAGGATTTATTATTAAACCTGAACAAGAAGGCGTAGAAATCGATGTTATAGAAAATAAAATCGCATTACGTATCATACCAAATACAAATATCCATTTAAAAAATGTAGAAGTAAAAGAAGAAGATCGATTACAAAATATTAATGGATTTAAAGATATAGCGAAAATATTATATTCTACGCGTGCTGGTGTTGCATATATGGCTACAGGTGCACTTGCGGGTGCCTTGCGTGCTACGTTGGACTACGTGACACAACGTAAACAGTTTGGTAAAGAAATTAGTAAATATCAATTGATTCAAGAAAAATTAGCGATGATGCAAGGTAATTTATCACATTCAATGGCAATTTGTGCACAACTCGCAAGAATGCAAGCGAATGGTGAATATGATGAAGTGGCAACTTCTACAGCGAAAATGATGAATGCATTGAGATTGAGAGAATCAGTCGCAATGGGAAGAGGCATTACAGGTGGTAACGGTATTCTAGCTGAATATGATATCGCCAGATTCTTCTCAGATGCTGAAGCAATTTACACTTATGAAGGTACACATGAAATTAATGCATTAGTAATAGGACGAGCATTAACAGGTGATTCAGCATTTATTTAA
- a CDS encoding 3-hydroxyacyl-CoA dehydrogenase/enoyl-CoA hydratase family protein has translation MTIRKATVLGAGTMGSQIAALLVNAGLKVKILDIVIDESDPNKISKKSYDMITDKKRPLLFDLEFASNLSYGNFQDDLANDDDADIYIEAVKEELEIKHKVWNQVTKVAKDNAIFATNTSGIPIEAISKAFEPKEKERFLGMHFFNPPRIMKLVEVIPNSSTTETVIQRTQTFAEEILGKGVVVANDVPGFVANRVGTQTMNDIMYRGEEQGFSIVEVDALTGRAIGRPRTGTYGLSDLVGLDIAVTVTNGLQQVPEEQEYFKSTKVAEKLVENGALGRKTKKGFYKKEGKTRLVFDIESNDYVQPEQPTFEILAKLSKDLKENMDVIFNAEDKAGLFLWETLRNNFYYSAINVPKAAADFKDIDRAIVWGFNWKKGPFQLWDLMGFERVKKRMKEELGELPEWIENQDQAFYEEGETIERVTPTSAFIDRKIWNKEDSNLSVANKDQLLLKLQSKNNIISDGFAKDLIETIDLLENEDYTSMVIYADGNNFSVGANLYLMKKAHEMNSVEESVGPTIDILHESFGRMKYALKPIVTAVHGRALGGGCEVVLHSPFIVAASETYIGLVETGVGLLPSGGGLAELADRVLRSNHKNDDKQQSITNVLMNVGLAKVSTNAYEAKRYGYLRDTDSIIFNKEKRIEVALNKARYESETNYVPKPKAQYPALGRDFKALAQAQLDAQRIGHFISDYDYEITLKVAHILSGGDLPRNTFINQRYLQKLEREGFLALLQNEKTYDRITHMLEKGKPLRN, from the coding sequence ATGACGATAAGAAAAGCAACTGTACTTGGTGCTGGCACAATGGGTAGTCAAATTGCTGCACTTTTAGTAAATGCAGGTTTAAAAGTAAAAATATTAGATATCGTAATTGATGAAAGTGACCCAAATAAAATTTCTAAAAAATCATACGACATGATTACAGATAAGAAACGCCCTTTATTGTTTGATTTAGAATTTGCATCTAATTTATCATATGGTAATTTTCAAGATGATTTAGCTAATGACGATGATGCAGATATTTATATCGAAGCAGTTAAAGAAGAATTAGAAATTAAGCATAAAGTATGGAATCAAGTTACGAAAGTCGCAAAAGACAATGCGATATTTGCTACTAATACTTCTGGGATACCGATAGAAGCTATTTCAAAAGCATTCGAACCAAAGGAAAAAGAAAGATTTCTAGGCATGCATTTCTTTAATCCACCTCGCATTATGAAATTAGTTGAGGTGATTCCAAATTCAAGTACAACTGAAACCGTGATACAGCGCACGCAAACTTTTGCGGAAGAAATATTAGGAAAAGGTGTCGTTGTAGCGAATGATGTACCGGGATTTGTAGCCAATAGAGTAGGCACACAAACGATGAACGATATTATGTATCGTGGTGAAGAACAAGGATTTTCAATAGTAGAAGTGGATGCTTTAACAGGTCGAGCTATTGGTAGACCACGTACTGGAACATATGGATTATCAGATCTAGTAGGTTTAGACATCGCGGTAACTGTGACGAATGGACTTCAACAAGTTCCTGAAGAACAAGAATACTTTAAAAGTACGAAAGTTGCAGAAAAACTCGTTGAAAATGGTGCGCTCGGTCGTAAAACGAAAAAAGGCTTCTATAAAAAAGAAGGCAAAACGAGATTAGTATTTGATATTGAATCAAATGACTATGTGCAACCTGAACAACCAACATTTGAAATTTTAGCGAAATTGAGTAAAGACTTAAAAGAGAACATGGATGTCATTTTTAATGCTGAAGATAAAGCTGGATTGTTCTTATGGGAGACATTACGAAATAACTTTTACTATTCAGCAATCAATGTTCCTAAAGCGGCAGCGGATTTCAAAGATATAGACCGCGCAATTGTTTGGGGATTTAACTGGAAGAAAGGACCATTCCAACTTTGGGATTTAATGGGCTTTGAACGTGTTAAAAAACGTATGAAAGAAGAACTAGGTGAATTGCCAGAGTGGATTGAAAATCAAGACCAAGCATTTTACGAAGAAGGCGAAACAATCGAACGTGTAACGCCAACTTCAGCATTTATCGATCGTAAAATTTGGAATAAAGAAGATTCAAATTTATCAGTAGCCAACAAAGATCAATTGTTACTTAAATTACAAAGTAAAAACAATATCATTTCTGACGGCTTTGCAAAAGATTTGATCGAAACAATCGATTTACTAGAGAACGAAGATTACACAAGTATGGTGATATATGCTGACGGTAATAACTTCAGTGTAGGTGCGAACTTGTACTTAATGAAAAAAGCACATGAAATGAACAGTGTTGAAGAATCAGTTGGACCAACGATAGATATACTGCATGAAAGCTTTGGCAGAATGAAATATGCGCTTAAACCAATTGTAACGGCTGTACACGGTAGAGCATTAGGTGGCGGTTGTGAAGTAGTATTACATTCACCCTTTATAGTAGCAGCGAGCGAAACGTATATTGGTTTAGTAGAAACTGGTGTAGGTCTGTTGCCGAGTGGCGGAGGTCTAGCTGAACTAGCAGATAGAGTGCTTAGATCAAATCATAAAAATGATGACAAACAACAATCTATAACGAACGTATTAATGAACGTTGGGTTAGCTAAAGTGTCGACTAATGCTTATGAAGCGAAAAGATATGGCTATTTAAGAGATACGGATTCCATTATTTTCAATAAAGAAAAACGTATAGAAGTAGCATTAAACAAAGCAAGATACGAATCCGAAACAAACTATGTGCCTAAGCCTAAAGCACAATATCCTGCATTAGGTCGAGATTTCAAAGCACTTGCACAAGCACAATTAGATGCTCAGCGAATCGGACATTTTATAAGTGATTATGATTATGAAATTACATTGAAAGTTGCACATATTTTATCTGGTGGAGACTTACCGAGAAATACTTTTATTAACCAAAGATATCTTCAAAAACTTGAAAGAGAAGGCTTTTTAGCACTTTTACAAAATGAAAAAACGTATGATCGAATTACGCACATGTTAGAAAAAGGAAAACCTTTACGTAATTAA
- a CDS encoding thiolase family protein — translation MQEAYIVAYGRSAAGKAKPGGALFHERPDDVAAQVLKGVLTRVKGSFEPSMVQDVIVGNAFPEGLQGQNIARSIALLAGLPEEVPGQTVNRYCSSGLQTIAIAANEIMSNQADVLVAGGVELMSAVPMGGNEATNNPELQEADTGVSYPMGLTAEMVADEFGVSREDQDAYAVESHKRAKKAQEAGKFTDEIIPIEVHKVSYDENGPVVTKEEFKNDELIRPETNLESLSQLRTVFKADGTVTAGTSAPLTDGAGFVVLMSGDKVKELGVEPIAKFVGFKSVGVDPKLMGIGPAYAIPEVLELTKLSVEDIDLIELNEAFASQTVASINKVGLDKDKTNVNGGAIALGHPLGATGAMLTAKLLSEMKRRPDSKYGMVTMCIGVGMGAAGVFEFVR, via the coding sequence ATGCAAGAAGCATATATAGTAGCATACGGACGTTCTGCAGCTGGCAAAGCTAAACCAGGAGGCGCTTTATTCCACGAAAGACCTGATGATGTTGCAGCACAAGTATTAAAAGGTGTATTAACTAGAGTAAAAGGATCTTTCGAACCAAGTATGGTGCAAGATGTCATAGTAGGGAATGCTTTTCCTGAAGGTCTACAAGGACAAAATATCGCGCGATCTATCGCATTGCTAGCTGGATTACCGGAAGAAGTACCAGGACAAACGGTTAATCGTTACTGTTCATCAGGACTCCAAACCATTGCGATTGCTGCAAATGAAATCATGTCGAATCAAGCAGACGTATTAGTAGCAGGCGGCGTTGAATTGATGAGTGCTGTACCTATGGGCGGTAATGAAGCGACCAACAATCCAGAATTACAAGAAGCGGATACCGGCGTATCATATCCAATGGGGTTAACAGCTGAAATGGTAGCAGATGAATTCGGTGTGTCACGTGAAGATCAAGACGCTTACGCAGTTGAAAGTCATAAACGCGCTAAAAAAGCACAAGAAGCGGGCAAATTTACGGATGAAATTATTCCGATTGAAGTACACAAAGTGAGCTATGATGAAAATGGACCAGTCGTAACAAAAGAAGAATTTAAGAATGACGAACTCATAAGACCAGAAACAAATTTAGAGTCATTATCTCAATTAAGAACAGTATTTAAAGCAGATGGCACTGTTACAGCCGGTACATCAGCACCATTAACAGACGGAGCAGGATTTGTCGTACTCATGTCTGGAGATAAAGTGAAAGAATTAGGCGTTGAACCAATTGCGAAATTTGTAGGATTTAAATCAGTCGGTGTAGACCCTAAATTGATGGGAATTGGCCCAGCATATGCTATTCCTGAAGTATTAGAACTTACAAAATTATCAGTAGAAGATATAGATTTAATAGAACTAAACGAAGCATTCGCATCACAAACGGTAGCATCTATTAACAAAGTAGGATTAGATAAAGACAAGACCAACGTTAACGGAGGCGCTATAGCATTAGGACATCCACTAGGCGCTACCGGTGCTATGTTAACAGCTAAATTACTATCCGAAATGAAAAGAAGACCCGATTCCAAGTACGGTATGGTCACAATGTGTATCGGCGTAGGAATGGGAGCAGCAGGCGTGTTTGAGTTTGTAAGATAA
- a CDS encoding AMP-binding protein: MKNTDLIAPETYNIVNEIEKYTSDPSKEALVFEDVSGEVHNITYTELIKNANKIGNVFKNSGLKKGDKALILMPRSIKTYEIYIAALKMGIIIIPSSEMLRTKDLQHRISHGEVDAVVVTSQSIDEFEGIKEYHDLTKFIVGSEEENWISIDKEQPKASDELEVEPTKRDDVALLSYTSGTTGLPKAVIHTHGWGYAHIQTAPKHWLSISETDTVWATAAPGWQKWIWSPFLSILGTGAKAFVYNGKFNAAKYLDLLEKHKINALCCTPTEYRLMAKLPNLSDYTLENLHSAVSAGEPLNKEVIEQFQNNFNIKVRDGYGQTENTLLIAFLKDTESRHGAMGKAIPGSYVEIIDEDGEPITNGETGDIAVSLDSPSLFQGYFKDEARTQDSKRGNYYVTGDRARLDEDGYFWFKGREDDIIISSGYTIGPFEVEDSLTKHPKVQECAVVASPDEIRGNIVKAFVILQDDIEGNDELVKELQTYVKQDVAPYKYPRAIEFVDSLPKTNSGKIRRVELREAEKEKYNK, encoded by the coding sequence ATGAAAAATACAGACTTAATTGCACCCGAAACTTATAATATTGTAAACGAAATTGAAAAATATACTTCTGATCCTTCAAAAGAAGCACTTGTTTTTGAAGACGTATCAGGCGAAGTACATAATATAACATATACAGAGCTTATAAAAAATGCTAATAAAATTGGTAATGTTTTTAAAAACAGCGGACTTAAAAAAGGCGATAAAGCTTTAATTTTAATGCCACGTTCTATTAAAACGTATGAAATTTATATTGCAGCATTAAAAATGGGTATCATCATCATTCCAAGTTCTGAAATGTTGCGTACGAAAGACTTACAACATAGAATCTCTCATGGTGAAGTAGATGCCGTCGTTGTAACTTCACAATCTATCGATGAATTTGAAGGCATCAAAGAATACCATGACTTAACTAAATTTATCGTTGGAAGCGAAGAAGAAAATTGGATTTCAATTGATAAAGAACAACCTAAAGCAAGCGACGAATTAGAAGTAGAACCTACAAAAAGAGACGATGTAGCACTTTTATCATACACTTCAGGTACAACAGGACTTCCTAAAGCCGTTATTCATACACATGGTTGGGGATATGCACATATTCAAACTGCACCTAAACATTGGTTGAGCATAAGTGAAACAGATACAGTTTGGGCTACAGCAGCACCAGGTTGGCAAAAATGGATTTGGAGTCCGTTTTTATCTATATTAGGTACTGGCGCAAAAGCTTTTGTTTATAATGGTAAATTTAATGCAGCTAAATATCTAGACTTACTAGAAAAACATAAAATAAATGCGTTATGTTGTACGCCAACTGAATACCGTTTAATGGCAAAACTACCTAATTTATCAGACTACACTTTAGAAAATCTTCACAGCGCTGTTTCAGCAGGTGAACCTTTAAATAAAGAAGTCATCGAACAATTCCAAAACAACTTTAATATCAAAGTTAGAGATGGATACGGTCAAACTGAGAACACTTTACTTATCGCATTTTTAAAAGATACAGAAAGTAGACATGGCGCAATGGGTAAAGCAATCCCAGGAAGTTATGTTGAGATTATTGACGAAGACGGTGAACCAATTACAAACGGAGAAACAGGCGATATTGCCGTTTCACTAGACTCACCATCCCTATTCCAAGGTTACTTCAAAGATGAAGCACGAACACAAGACTCTAAACGCGGTAACTATTATGTAACAGGCGACCGTGCACGACTTGATGAAGACGGATACTTTTGGTTTAAAGGTAGAGAAGACGATATTATCATCAGTTCAGGCTATACAATCGGGCCGTTCGAAGTAGAAGATTCATTAACAAAACACCCTAAAGTACAAGAATGTGCTGTAGTCGCTAGCCCAGACGAAATTCGCGGTAATATCGTAAAAGCATTCGTGATATTGCAAGACGATATAGAAGGTAACGACGAACTCGTAAAAGAATTACAAACTTACGTTAAACAAGACGTCGCTCCATATAAATATCCAAGAGCTATAGAATTCGTTGATTCATTACCAAAAACAAATTCCGGTAAAATTAGACGCGTCGAATTAAGAGAAGCTGAAAAAGAAAAATATAATAAATAA